A window of Mustela nigripes isolate SB6536 chromosome 9, MUSNIG.SB6536, whole genome shotgun sequence contains these coding sequences:
- the LOC132025010 gene encoding large ribosomal subunit protein uL15-like: MPSRLRKTQKLRGHVSHGHSRIGKHQKHPGGRGNAGGMHHHRINFDKYHPGYFGKVGMRHYHLKRNQSFCPTVNLDKLWTLVSEQTRVNAAENKTGAAPIIDVVRSGYYKVLGKGKLPKQPVIVKAKFFSRRAEEKIKGVGGACVLVA; this comes from the coding sequence ATGCCTTCCAGACTGAGGAAGACCCAGAAACTTCGGGGCCACGTGAGCCACGGCCACAGCCGCATCGGCAAGCACCAGAAGCACCCAGGAGGCCGGGGTAATGCTGGTGGCATGCATCACCACAGGATCAACTTCGACAAATATCACCCAGGTTACTTTGGAAAAGTTGGTATGAGACATTACCACTTAAAGAGGAACCAGAGCTTCTGCCCAACTGTCAACCTTGATAAACTGTGGACCTTAGTCAGTGAGCAGACACGAGTAAATGCCGCCGAAAACAAGACTGGAGCTGCTCCTATCATTGATGTGGTACGATCGGGCTACTACAAAGTTTTGGGAAAGGGGAAACTCCCAAAACAGCCTGTCATCGTGAAGGCCAAATTCTTCAGTAGAAGAGCAGAGGAGAAGATCAAGGGTGTCGGGGGCGCCTGTGTTCTAGTAGCTTGA